The Bacillus oleivorans genomic sequence AGCCTGCAGGACTGTACCTACATTGCTATACTGAGACTTTAACTGTTTAAATATTTTTAGCGTGTTTTCACAACGCGAATAGTCTTCCATATCAATTGTTACAAATACGCCTTGCTTTTGCGCTTCTTCCAAGATCCGCTTCATGTTATATAAGACAATTTCATCCGAAATATCTAATCCTAATGAAGTTAGTTTTAATGAGAGCTGTGCATCTAACTTTTCCACTCCAATAGCTTTAATCGCTTCAATCGTGTGTTCCGCCATTTGATTTGCTTCTGTTTCGCTATCCACAAACTCACCCAAATAATCAACAGTCACCAATAAACCGCTTTCATTTAAGTCTTTAATAACCTGGACAGCCCTTTCGATTGTTTCCCCTGCAACAAATCGGCTTGCCCCGAAACGTAATCCATATTTTCTTGCTAGCTTTGTTAACGATTTGTTTTTTGCTAAAAAAAGAAAAAAGTTCCTCATTACCTTTTCCATCCAATTAGCCCCCTGTAGCAAAGCTTTTCTCTATTTAAATCTCTATAATATTTTAACATCTTCCAAATTATTTGAATATATCTTTTATTCAAAATAATTATTGAACAAAATAAAAAAGTCACTCCTTTCTTTCAGGAACGACTTCTACTTTATCTAGATTGAGTGCGCAATTTATCATTTTTCTCTTTGATGGAAAGACTAATTTGTTTCATTTCTACTTTTGCTTCCGGATACATTTGGTTCCAATGTTTAGCAAGGGCAGGCATCGTTTTTGCAATTTGTGAATACATTGCCCATTTTACAACATCTTCAACGATTTTCTTATCGCTTTCTCCGGTTAAAAGCTCAGCATATTTTTGTAAGAGGGAGTGAAATTTCTCTTCAAATTCTGAGTTCACACATTAGCCTCCTTTTTCAACTGACTTTTAAGAAGCTTACATTTAACTGGGCACGTTTTACAGTGTGCACCCTCACTATCCTTTAACATCATATAAGAATAGCAGCAGGTTTTTCTAATCCGGATCATAGTATCATATTCTTCTATCTTGACCTTTTCGGAATCAAACGATGCAAGCGGGTTTGCTTTATAAGGTCCAAAGTTGGCCCCTTCGGCTTGCTGAAAAATATATCGGTAATCAGATAAAGCCTGTTCTCTTAAATCAGGATTTTCCTCAATCAATAACTCATACACCCAAAAAATATAAACACTGATATTTTCCCAAAGTACCGTTTTAGAGACCTTCGTTTCTCGGTGCAGTGAAAGAATGATCTTGTATATATGCTCTCTAAATAGATTCGTAATGGCCTCTTTTCGGTATAATTCTCTCGTCTCAGCAGAGAATGGTTTAGCTTCTGCTGACGCAAGTCGAAATTCTGGCAGCCACATTCCGCTTTTTTCCGCATCTTCAATATAGATTTGCTTTGAGTTTAACATTAGAATCTTGTTCCATTTTGTAAAAGCATAGAGATAGATCACTGGTAAAAAGGCATACCGTTTCATTAATATCGAGGCAGTGACTAAAAAGTTTGGGGCTTCGATCCGATCCTTTATTTTCTGTAATATAGACCTTACCGTATCCTCGGTCATAATTTCCTCTGCCGTAAAGCGAAGCTGCCCCTCTTTTGCTTCCGCAGTCAGTCTAAAACGGTATAATTCTTGAAGTTCATGCTCAGTAAGCCTGTTGTCTAGCATTGACAATTCCTGCCTTTTTAAGGATCTGTCTTCCTTTTCCATACGGAATACAAAGTGGTGTGCCAAATAAAGGATCCTTCATCACTTCACATTCCATTTGAAACACTTCTTTTACCAATTGATCCGTAATCACGGTCTCTGGTTTGCCTTGGGCATACACTTTTCTATCTTTGATTGCGACTATATTATGAGCATAGCGGCAGGCAAGGTTTATGTCGTGTAAAACCATAACGATCGTTCGCTGCTCCGTCTCATTTAATTCAAATAACAAATCGAGTACTTCGATTTGATGGGTCATATCTAAATACGTGGTCGGTTCATCTAGCAGAATCGTATCTGTATCCTGGGCCAAGGTCATCGCAATCCATGCACGCTGTCTTTGACCGCCTGATAGAGAATCAACAGGGCGATTCTTTAATTCAGCCATGCCAGTTGCTTTTAGTGCATGCATTACCTTTTCTTCATCCTCCCCAGTCCATTGCTTAAGCCAGGTCTGATGAGGGTAGCGGCCTTGTTTCACCAACTGGAGAACCGTCAATCCTTCTGGCGGAACAGGAGATTGTGGCAGTATTGCCATTTGTTTTGCTACTTCCTTAGTGGACATCTTAGCGATGGCTTCACCCTGAAGCAAAACAACCCCTTCTTTTGGCTTAAGGAGCCGTGCAATTGACCGAAGCAGCGTCGATTTACCACACCCATTTCCTCCAATAAAAACAGTAATTTCGCCCTTAGGAATGGTTAAATCTAATGTTTCAATAATGATGGATTCACCATAGCCAAGTGTTAATGATTGGGTTTCAATTGTGTGAGTCATAGCCCTGCTCCTTTACCAATTAATAAACTTCAGATTAACGGTTTCTTGTTTTATACAATAAATAAATAAAATAGGGTGCTCCAATTCCAGCTGTAAATACTCCGGCAGGAATCTCAAGCGGTGAAAACAATGTACGGCCTATTAAATCAGCAGCCATCACTAAAATTGCACCAAGTAACGCTGACACAGGTATTAGCGCCCCAAATGAAGAGCCGACCAATCTGCGGGCCATATGCGGTGCCATCAGACCAACAAACCCGATACCGCCTCCAAAAGCTACGGCACCGCCTACTAAAGCTGTACTGATGGTCAGCAAAATTAATCTTTGTGTTTGTACCCTTCCTCCTGCGGCAACAGCCAATTCATCACCTAACTCTTGAAGATTTAAGGTCCGGCTCGCAATCATTGAGAGGATCAGTAAAACAGCAGTCCATGGTGCAAGCATCATCACATCTGACCATTTCGAACCATGGACGGTTCCAGTAATCCATATATTCGCCTGACTTGCCTGAAAAATAGGACCTAAAATCATAAATAAAGTCGTAAACGCCTGCATCAGCATCGATATCCCAATTCCAATCAAGACGAGACGGATTGGTGAAACTCCATTTTTCCATGCAAGAAAATATACTAAAAAAGCAGCGATACACGCGCCTATAAATGCGGCGAGCGGCATCCAGGAAATACTGACGGTTAAAACATTGTCGTCATTTGTGAAAATAGCCAGAAACGCAACAACGGCTACAGAAGCACCACCTGTTACGCCAATTATATCCGGAGAGGCTAACGGATTCCGGATGATACCTTGGAGAATGGCTCCTGATACAGCTAAACCAATTCCCACCAAAAGAGCGATCAGGATTCTCGGCAGACGGAAATCCAAAACCACCAGCTGCTCCATTTTGTTTCCCCCGCCAAAGATGACAGAAAGAACGGTTATTGGGCTTACAGGGTAATCCCCTAAACCCACACTTAATAAAAATACAATGATCGCTGCTGCTAATAAAATCGAAGCTATGAGCAGTGATCTTTTTTCTAATAGAAAAGAAATTTTCCCTTGAAATAAACGGAATTTAAAAAAACCTTTCATCAGCCATTAAACCCCTTTCTTGCCAAATAAACAAAAAATGGGGTCCCTAAGATAGCTGTCATAACACCAACGGGAACTTCCTGCGGCATGATTATATATCTCGCTCCAATGTCAGCGGCTAACAGTAATGATGCTCCAAGAAAGGCACTATAGGGAAGAACCCAGCGATGGTCGATGCCTACGATCGCTCTCGCAAAATGAGGGATTACCATCCCGATAAAACCGATAGGACCGGCAATCGCTACTGAACCTCCTGCTAACAGGATAATCACGAAGGCAGCTGCCATTTTTAATAGTCCTGTCTTTAAGCCAAGGCCCTTTGCCACATCTTCTCCCATAGCGAATACATTCATCTTGCTTGCAATTATGAGGGATATAACCCAGCCAACTGTTAAATAAGGAAGAACATTTACAAGATAATCGAGTTTTCTGCCTTGAACTGAACCAGCTAACCAGAATAACACCTGCTCAAGGGCTGCTTCATTTAGAACAAGTAACCCTTGTGTAAAAGATGCAAACATCGCTGCCATTGCTGCCCCGGCTAATGTAAGCTTCATCGGTGTCAAACCCTCTCGGCCAATCGAACCAATCAGATAAACACCAATAGCAGCAGCCGCTGCACCTAAAAAGGCAATCCAAGTAAAAGCTTGTAAGCTAGTAACAGAAAATACGGTCACAGCAACAACAATCGCAAATCCTGCACCAGCATTAACTCCAAAAATTTCTGGTGATGCCAAGGGATTTTTTGTCAGGGTTTGCATGAAAACCCCAGCAATCGCCAGACTTGCTCCTACAACAGCTGCAATAATGGCCCTCGGTAAGCGGATTGTTGTTAAAACTAGATGCTCTGTCGATCCATCAAACCTAAAAAAAGCATCAACGGCCATGCTCCAGCTCGTATCCGTGTAACCGTAAACAATACTTGCACTAATAAGAAAGATTGTAATAGTAAAGATTAAAAATAAACCAAGCCATCTTTGCCTGTTAGTTGTTAATTGCATTTTTTAGTTACCTGCCAAATTTACATTTCAAAACTTTCTTTCTAACTTTAAGTCTATTGAAAATCATTCTCGTTGTCAATGAGCATGAAAATCATTTTCAATTAGTTCTTGACATGTTCTTGCTTCCCATTTAATATCAAATTGAAAGTAATTGATAATCATTATCATTTATACTCTATTACATAGGAGGATCATAAAATGAAAGCATTTCGCAACTTGTTTATTCTTATCATCTTGACTGTTTTCGCACTTGTAGCATGTGCAACAGAAGATACAGAGGATAACGCGGATCAAGATACAGGAAATGACAAAAACACAGGATATACAGTTGAACATTCAATGGGTGTAGCAGAAATTCCTGATACCCCAGAAAGAATTGTCATTCTTACAAATGAAGGTACAGAAGCACTGTTAGCAATGGGAATTAAACCAGTCGGAGCTGTCCAATCTTGGGTTGGTGATCCATGGTATGAACATATTGCCGCTGACATGGAAGGTGTTGAAGTCGTCGGGACTGAAAGCGAGGTTAACCTTGAAGC encodes the following:
- a CDS encoding IucA/IucC family C-terminal-domain containing protein, which codes for MLDNRLTEHELQELYRFRLTAEAKEGQLRFTAEEIMTEDTVRSILQKIKDRIEAPNFLVTASILMKRYAFLPVIYLYAFTKWNKILMLNSKQIYIEDAEKSGMWLPEFRLASAEAKPFSAETRELYRKEAITNLFREHIYKIILSLHRETKVSKTVLWENISVYIFWVYELLIEENPDLREQALSDYRYIFQQAEGANFGPYKANPLASFDSEKVKIEEYDTMIRIRKTCCYSYMMLKDSEGAHCKTCPVKCKLLKSQLKKEANV
- a CDS encoding proline dehydrogenase family protein gives rise to the protein MEKVMRNFFLFLAKNKSLTKLARKYGLRFGASRFVAGETIERAVQVIKDLNESGLLVTVDYLGEFVDSETEANQMAEHTIEAIKAIGVEKLDAQLSLKLTSLGLDISDEIVLYNMKRILEEAQKQGVFVTIDMEDYSRCENTLKIFKQLKSQYSNVGTVLQAYLYRTEADLHDLDAYEPNLRLVKGAYKESDEVAFPEKKDVDENYKKLIQIHLLNGHYTAVATHDDAIIEFTKKFVNEHQISHDQFEFQMLFGIRHEKQLELVKEGYKMRVYVPFGTDWFGYFMRRLAERPANVAFVLKGMFKK
- a CDS encoding FecCD family ABC transporter permease yields the protein MKGFFKFRLFQGKISFLLEKRSLLIASILLAAAIIVFLLSVGLGDYPVSPITVLSVIFGGGNKMEQLVVLDFRLPRILIALLVGIGLAVSGAILQGIIRNPLASPDIIGVTGGASVAVVAFLAIFTNDDNVLTVSISWMPLAAFIGACIAAFLVYFLAWKNGVSPIRLVLIGIGISMLMQAFTTLFMILGPIFQASQANIWITGTVHGSKWSDVMMLAPWTAVLLILSMIASRTLNLQELGDELAVAAGGRVQTQRLILLTISTALVGGAVAFGGGIGFVGLMAPHMARRLVGSSFGALIPVSALLGAILVMAADLIGRTLFSPLEIPAGVFTAGIGAPYFIYLLYKTRNR
- a CDS encoding ABC transporter ATP-binding protein, with the translated sequence MTHTIETQSLTLGYGESIIIETLDLTIPKGEITVFIGGNGCGKSTLLRSIARLLKPKEGVVLLQGEAIAKMSTKEVAKQMAILPQSPVPPEGLTVLQLVKQGRYPHQTWLKQWTGEDEEKVMHALKATGMAELKNRPVDSLSGGQRQRAWIAMTLAQDTDTILLDEPTTYLDMTHQIEVLDLLFELNETEQRTIVMVLHDINLACRYAHNIVAIKDRKVYAQGKPETVITDQLVKEVFQMECEVMKDPLFGTPLCIPYGKGRQILKKAGIVNARQQAY
- a CDS encoding FecCD family ABC transporter permease, with amino-acid sequence MQLTTNRQRWLGLFLIFTITIFLISASIVYGYTDTSWSMAVDAFFRFDGSTEHLVLTTIRLPRAIIAAVVGASLAIAGVFMQTLTKNPLASPEIFGVNAGAGFAIVVAVTVFSVTSLQAFTWIAFLGAAAAAIGVYLIGSIGREGLTPMKLTLAGAAMAAMFASFTQGLLVLNEAALEQVLFWLAGSVQGRKLDYLVNVLPYLTVGWVISLIIASKMNVFAMGEDVAKGLGLKTGLLKMAAAFVIILLAGGSVAIAGPIGFIGMVIPHFARAIVGIDHRWVLPYSAFLGASLLLAADIGARYIIMPQEVPVGVMTAILGTPFFVYLARKGFNG
- a CDS encoding DUF2573 family protein; the protein is MNSEFEEKFHSLLQKYAELLTGESDKKIVEDVVKWAMYSQIAKTMPALAKHWNQMYPEAKVEMKQISLSIKEKNDKLRTQSR